From one Halosimplex rubrum genomic stretch:
- the fer gene encoding ferredoxin Fer — MPTVEYLNYEVLDDQGWDMDASAFDEAADADLDAEDHGTLEVNEGEYILEAAEAQGYDWPFSCRAGACANCAAIAVEGDIDMDMQQILSDEEVEEKNVRLTCIGSAATDEVKIVYNAKHLDYLQNRVI, encoded by the coding sequence ATGCCCACCGTAGAGTACCTGAATTACGAAGTACTGGACGACCAGGGTTGGGACATGGACGCATCGGCCTTCGACGAGGCCGCTGACGCCGACCTCGACGCGGAAGACCACGGCACACTCGAGGTCAACGAGGGCGAGTACATCCTCGAGGCCGCCGAGGCCCAGGGGTACGACTGGCCGTTCTCGTGCCGCGCCGGCGCGTGCGCCAACTGCGCCGCCATCGCGGTCGAGGGCGACATCGACATGGACATGCAGCAGATCCTCTCCGACGAAGAGGTCGAGGAGAAGAACGTCCGCCTGACCTGCATCGGTAGCGCCGCCACCGACGAGGTCAAGATCGTCTACAACGCCAAGCACCTCGACTACCTGCAGAACCGCGTCATATAA
- a CDS encoding inorganic phosphate transporter, whose product MVSLLLVAGVAVAAFVGFNIGGSSTGVAFGPAVGSDTVSKVTAAALMTGFALLGGWTVGREVIDTLGSDIVTTAFTLEISIGVLFFVGLALFLSNVAGVPASTSMTAVGAMAGLGLARGTLNWGEMGRIVSWWLVSPVIAFWVSAVVGRYHYPRLVEWFAVTQTEGSLVVLDRSGALPRPELGPNTTTRELVGTLLVIAIGCYMAFSAGASNVANAVAPLYGSGDLEMSQAILLGGGAIGLGAFTIARRTMDTVGNDLTDLPLLAALVVATVSSTIVTGLSALGIPASFVIIATMSIVGLGWGRATRTVTIADARGGDPPAVSVGALAAEADEAPTVGGDGGEGGASDPPDAPPIGSEDRESIPDAEDLFEPATTARVIFLQNVVPGIATVASFLLFRFVPL is encoded by the coding sequence ATGGTTTCCCTGTTGCTCGTGGCGGGGGTCGCCGTCGCGGCGTTCGTCGGATTCAACATCGGGGGCTCTTCGACGGGCGTGGCGTTCGGCCCTGCGGTCGGCAGCGACACCGTCTCGAAGGTGACCGCCGCGGCGCTGATGACCGGCTTCGCGCTGCTGGGCGGGTGGACCGTCGGTCGCGAGGTGATCGATACCCTCGGCAGCGACATCGTCACCACGGCGTTCACCCTGGAGATCAGCATCGGCGTCCTCTTTTTCGTCGGGCTCGCCCTCTTTCTCTCGAACGTCGCGGGCGTCCCCGCCTCGACGTCGATGACCGCCGTCGGCGCGATGGCCGGGCTGGGGCTGGCTCGCGGCACGCTCAACTGGGGCGAGATGGGCCGGATCGTCTCCTGGTGGCTCGTCTCGCCGGTAATCGCGTTCTGGGTGAGCGCCGTCGTCGGCCGCTACCACTACCCCCGGCTCGTCGAGTGGTTCGCCGTCACGCAGACCGAGGGGTCGCTGGTCGTCCTCGACCGCTCGGGAGCCCTGCCGCGGCCGGAACTCGGTCCCAACACCACCACTCGCGAACTCGTCGGGACGCTGCTGGTGATCGCGATCGGCTGTTACATGGCGTTCTCGGCGGGCGCGAGCAACGTCGCCAACGCCGTCGCACCGCTGTACGGCAGCGGCGACCTGGAGATGTCCCAGGCGATCCTGCTCGGCGGCGGCGCCATCGGGCTCGGCGCGTTCACGATCGCCCGACGGACGATGGACACGGTCGGCAACGACCTGACGGACCTGCCGCTGTTGGCGGCGCTGGTCGTCGCGACGGTCAGCTCGACCATCGTCACCGGACTATCGGCGCTGGGGATCCCCGCGAGTTTCGTCATCATCGCGACGATGAGCATCGTCGGCCTGGGCTGGGGACGGGCGACCCGGACGGTCACCATCGCCGACGCCAGGGGCGGCGACCCGCCGGCGGTGTCCGTCGGCGCGCTGGCCGCCGAGGCCGACGAGGCGCCGACGGTCGGCGGCGACGGCGGCGAGGGCGGCGCGTCCGACCCGCCCGACGCCCCGCCGATCGGCAGCGAGGACCGCGAGTCGATCCCCGACGCGGAGGATCTCTTCGAACCGGCGACGACGGCGCGGGTCATCTTCCTCCAGAACGTCGTCCCGGGAATCGCGACCGTCGCCTCGTTCCTGCTCTTCCGGTTCGTCCCGCTGTGA
- the hisA gene encoding 1-(5-phosphoribosyl)-5-[(5-phosphoribosylamino)methylideneamino]imidazole-4-carboxamide isomerase, with the protein MFPEFEVVPAVDVQDGQVVQLVGGERGTGKTYGDPVEAAEGWVEQGARTLHLVDLDGAFEGERENAAAIQSVVDAVDAETQLGGGIRTVEDAVGLLDAGIDRVILGTAAVENPDIVAEISEDHPESVLVSLDAKGGEVVVAGWTEGTGLDPAEAAARYEELGAGGILFTDVDVEGQLEGVRTEPVERVVEAVDIPVVASGGVATLADVRALKDAGAAAVVVGSALYEGAFTLDEALDAV; encoded by the coding sequence ATGTTTCCGGAGTTCGAGGTCGTGCCCGCGGTCGACGTGCAGGACGGGCAGGTCGTCCAGTTGGTCGGCGGCGAACGCGGTACCGGGAAGACCTACGGCGACCCCGTCGAGGCCGCCGAGGGGTGGGTCGAGCAGGGCGCGCGCACCCTCCACCTCGTCGATCTGGACGGCGCCTTCGAGGGCGAGCGCGAGAACGCCGCGGCCATCCAGTCCGTGGTCGACGCCGTCGACGCCGAGACGCAACTCGGCGGCGGCATCCGCACGGTCGAGGACGCCGTCGGCCTGCTCGACGCCGGGATCGACCGGGTGATCCTCGGCACCGCCGCCGTCGAGAATCCGGATATCGTCGCCGAGATCAGCGAGGACCACCCCGAGAGCGTCCTCGTGAGCCTCGACGCGAAAGGCGGGGAGGTCGTCGTCGCCGGCTGGACCGAGGGCACGGGCCTGGACCCCGCCGAGGCCGCCGCGCGCTACGAGGAGCTGGGCGCCGGCGGGATCCTCTTCACCGACGTCGACGTGGAGGGCCAGCTGGAGGGCGTGCGCACGGAGCCGGTCGAGCGAGTCGTCGAGGCGGTCGACATCCCCGTCGTCGCCAGCGGCGGCGTCGCGACCCTGGCGGACGTGCGCGCGCTGAAGGACGCGGGCGCCGCGGCCGTCGTCGTCGGCAGCGCCCTCTACGAGGGGGCGTTCACGCTCGACGAGGCGCTCGACGCGGTGTAA
- a CDS encoding globin-coupled sensor protein translates to MKDYADEFGRGGLNSEVDLDSLLAGIGLDGEEIGWRKEFVGFDEADAERLAALEPLFASHADQIAEDFYDNLTGHEETTAVIDRSPKTVEQLKRTQSAYFASLTAGEYGEAYFANRARIGKIHDVLEMPMKHYIGQYGVYYDLILDLLRERLQENLVESLRAELVDAATDGGGAVADTDGDGPSSDDRSPAGQPVDMDAVERVVESEVDAGMDEVLSVLRVINLDMQVVADTYIHSYNERLQDEVDRRERVAAERERLREQVSADVERPVDQLLDASEDIADSARAMSELTDEQVGRVDEIAGEVSRMSATVEEVAATADEVETTSERARSLAEEGRDEADGAVEVMDEVGEAVDGVADDVDSLQARIGEIDEVVEVINDIADQTNILALNASIEAARAGDAGSGFAVVADEVKSLATESQERAGEIERMVAEIQADADETVDNLATTTVRVEEGIDRVETAMANLDDIVAAVAEAARGIGEVADATDDQAASAEEVASMLDDLVERTEEVSDEVADVAAASEQQVEMVREIDRTVDRLDAAGTDAA, encoded by the coding sequence ATGAAGGACTACGCTGACGAATTCGGCCGCGGGGGACTGAACTCGGAAGTCGATCTCGATTCGCTGCTGGCCGGGATCGGACTCGACGGCGAAGAGATCGGCTGGCGCAAGGAGTTCGTCGGCTTCGACGAGGCCGACGCCGAGCGCCTGGCCGCGCTCGAACCGCTGTTCGCGAGCCACGCCGACCAGATCGCAGAGGACTTCTACGACAACCTCACCGGTCACGAGGAGACCACCGCGGTCATCGACCGGTCGCCGAAGACCGTCGAACAGCTCAAGCGCACCCAGTCGGCGTACTTCGCGAGCCTGACCGCCGGGGAGTACGGCGAGGCGTACTTCGCCAACCGCGCGCGAATCGGCAAGATCCACGACGTGCTGGAGATGCCGATGAAACACTACATCGGCCAGTACGGCGTCTACTACGACCTGATCCTCGACCTGCTCCGCGAGCGACTGCAGGAGAACCTCGTCGAGTCGCTTCGGGCGGAACTCGTCGACGCCGCGACCGACGGCGGTGGCGCTGTCGCGGACACGGACGGCGACGGGCCGTCCTCCGACGACCGTTCGCCCGCGGGACAGCCGGTCGACATGGACGCCGTCGAGCGCGTCGTCGAGTCGGAGGTCGACGCCGGCATGGACGAGGTCCTGTCGGTGTTGCGGGTGATCAACCTCGACATGCAGGTGGTCGCGGACACCTACATCCACTCGTACAACGAGCGCCTGCAGGACGAGGTCGACCGCCGCGAGCGGGTCGCGGCCGAGCGCGAGCGACTCCGGGAGCAGGTCAGCGCCGACGTCGAGCGGCCGGTCGACCAGCTGCTCGACGCCTCCGAGGACATCGCCGACAGCGCCCGCGCGATGTCCGAGCTGACCGACGAGCAGGTCGGACGGGTCGACGAGATCGCCGGCGAGGTCTCGCGGATGAGCGCGACGGTCGAGGAGGTCGCGGCGACCGCCGACGAGGTCGAGACGACCAGCGAGCGCGCCCGTTCGCTGGCCGAGGAGGGCCGCGACGAGGCCGACGGCGCGGTCGAGGTGATGGACGAGGTCGGCGAAGCGGTCGACGGCGTGGCCGACGACGTGGACTCGCTGCAGGCCCGGATCGGCGAGATCGACGAGGTCGTCGAGGTGATCAACGACATCGCGGACCAGACGAACATCCTCGCGCTGAACGCCTCGATCGAGGCCGCACGCGCGGGCGATGCGGGGTCGGGCTTCGCCGTCGTCGCCGACGAGGTGAAGTCGCTGGCGACGGAGTCCCAAGAGCGCGCCGGGGAGATCGAGCGGATGGTCGCGGAGATCCAGGCCGACGCCGACGAGACGGTCGACAACCTCGCGACGACGACCGTGCGGGTCGAGGAGGGGATCGACCGCGTCGAGACGGCGATGGCGAACCTCGACGACATCGTCGCGGCCGTCGCCGAGGCCGCCCGGGGGATCGGCGAGGTCGCCGACGCGACCGACGACCAGGCCGCCAGCGCCGAGGAGGTCGCGAGCATGCTCGACGACCTCGTCGAGCGGACGGAGGAGGTCTCCGACGAGGTCGCCGACGTGGCGGCCGCCAGCGAGCAACAGGTCGAGATGGTCCGCGAGATCGACCGCACCGTCGACCGCCTCGACGCCGCCGGGACCGACGCCGCGTAG
- a CDS encoding TrmB family transcriptional regulator yields MSESRIREHLGAFGLSTTEVATYLAILRRGEATTGDVAAAADVSQGYVYDVVETLVDRGLVTVDESERPTVLRARPAAEAVAELSTRVSDLRSAIEDAYSEPTTADVGFEVVRSRQTVERRAERFLADASHEAFVVVPATAFGALKEAMAEAVDRGVFVYCMLLAPDTGVVADAVSDFGRYAHVVRTWEARPQVFVLRDARAGLVGSHGVLTGRHGDEYAVAFGQPEVANGFYGNMVSNVWPMGEVRHVADPTELPATFEYFRNGVTTAAQCLDADRDLVADVTVADTGGDHEIDFEGVPVRAANQTLVPPVTSSFPVESALVVETDGGPVSIGGDSPGFDPYFEEFAAREVTLREA; encoded by the coding sequence ATGAGTGAGTCGCGGATCCGGGAGCACCTGGGGGCGTTCGGGCTGTCGACGACGGAGGTGGCGACGTACCTCGCGATCCTTCGACGGGGGGAGGCGACGACGGGGGACGTGGCGGCCGCGGCGGACGTGTCCCAGGGGTACGTCTACGACGTGGTCGAGACGCTGGTCGACCGCGGGCTGGTCACCGTCGACGAGAGCGAGCGTCCGACGGTCCTGCGCGCGCGCCCGGCCGCCGAGGCCGTCGCGGAGCTGTCGACGCGCGTCTCGGACCTGCGGTCGGCCATCGAGGACGCCTACAGCGAGCCGACGACGGCCGACGTTGGCTTCGAGGTGGTCCGGTCGCGCCAGACCGTCGAACGGCGCGCCGAGCGGTTCCTCGCCGACGCGAGCCACGAGGCGTTCGTCGTCGTCCCCGCCACGGCCTTCGGGGCCCTCAAAGAGGCGATGGCCGAGGCGGTCGACCGGGGCGTGTTCGTCTACTGTATGCTGCTGGCGCCCGACACCGGGGTCGTCGCCGACGCCGTCTCCGACTTCGGTCGGTACGCCCACGTCGTCCGGACGTGGGAGGCCCGCCCGCAGGTGTTCGTCCTCAGGGACGCCCGCGCCGGCCTCGTCGGCTCCCACGGCGTCCTGACGGGGCGCCACGGCGACGAGTACGCCGTCGCGTTCGGCCAGCCGGAGGTCGCCAACGGCTTCTACGGCAACATGGTCAGCAACGTCTGGCCGATGGGCGAGGTCCGTCACGTCGCCGATCCCACCGAACTGCCGGCGACCTTCGAGTACTTCCGCAACGGCGTCACGACGGCCGCTCAGTGCCTCGACGCCGACCGCGACCTCGTCGCGGACGTGACCGTCGCCGACACCGGCGGCGACCACGAGATCGACTTCGAGGGCGTCCCCGTCCGGGCGGCCAACCAGACGCTCGTCCCGCCGGTCACGAGTTCGTTCCCCGTCGAGAGCGCGCTGGTCGTCGAGACCGACGGCGGCCCCGTCAGCATCGGCGGCGACTCACCCGGCTTCGACCCCTACTTCGAGGAGTTCGCCGCCCGGGAAGTCACCCTTCGCGAGGCGTGA
- a CDS encoding MFS transporter, with protein MSGPSAVDSGSDRAAAEARNRRLWTVAIFLTMACTGAVMQIRGAVLPTLEGYFTVPEWQLGLVAPAGTVGYLLVILAVGSSAGRVDARRFIAGGAFLTAGALLAMGLSPSFPVFLGSLVVQGAAVGVFRALDRPLLSHFYPSQRGRVYNRYDATWAVGAALGPLAVVLALRAGSWRLVYGAVGLALLALAVVFRSLRSPAVESDEEPLTRADLAELIRRPEVLALLAALFFVTGVEGGLFTWLPYYAAAELPDAWAGLTLTVMLAAYIPGRFVCGALTERLGPLTLLVGVLGLLVPAFAFTFFVADGLAVLGGVVAIGLLISGVFPTMMAYATDAVPEHSGPVNALASAVSSVSVGGVPAVMGVVVGGADAATAMRLLAVPVVAALGVIVLARVAEGRRDARAASGSTAVDD; from the coding sequence GTGAGCGGGCCGTCGGCGGTCGACTCGGGGAGCGACAGGGCCGCCGCCGAGGCCCGCAACCGGCGGCTGTGGACGGTCGCGATCTTCCTGACGATGGCGTGTACGGGCGCCGTGATGCAGATCCGCGGCGCGGTGCTACCGACGCTGGAGGGGTATTTCACGGTCCCCGAGTGGCAGCTCGGGCTCGTCGCGCCGGCGGGGACGGTCGGGTACCTGCTGGTCATCCTCGCGGTCGGGTCGAGCGCGGGGCGGGTCGACGCCCGGCGGTTCATCGCCGGCGGCGCGTTCCTGACCGCGGGCGCGCTGCTGGCGATGGGGCTTTCGCCCTCTTTTCCGGTGTTCCTGGGGTCGCTGGTCGTCCAGGGAGCGGCCGTCGGGGTGTTCCGCGCGCTCGACCGGCCGCTGCTCAGTCACTTCTACCCGAGCCAGCGCGGACGCGTGTACAACCGCTACGACGCGACCTGGGCGGTCGGCGCCGCGCTCGGCCCGCTGGCGGTCGTCCTCGCGCTGCGAGCCGGGTCGTGGCGGCTCGTCTACGGCGCGGTCGGGCTCGCCCTGCTCGCGCTCGCGGTCGTGTTCCGGTCGCTCCGGTCGCCCGCCGTCGAGTCGGACGAGGAGCCGCTCACCCGCGCTGACCTGGCGGAGCTGATCCGCCGGCCCGAGGTGCTCGCCCTGCTCGCCGCCCTCTTCTTCGTGACCGGCGTCGAGGGCGGGCTGTTCACCTGGCTGCCCTACTACGCGGCGGCGGAGCTGCCCGACGCGTGGGCGGGGCTGACGCTGACGGTCATGCTCGCCGCGTACATCCCCGGCCGGTTCGTCTGCGGCGCGCTGACCGAGCGCCTGGGCCCGCTCACGCTCCTGGTGGGCGTGCTCGGGCTGCTCGTCCCCGCCTTCGCGTTCACCTTCTTCGTCGCCGACGGGCTCGCGGTGCTGGGCGGCGTCGTCGCCATCGGCCTGCTGATCTCGGGCGTGTTCCCGACGATGATGGCCTACGCGACCGACGCCGTCCCCGAGCACAGCGGCCCGGTCAACGCCCTGGCGTCGGCCGTGTCGTCGGTCTCGGTCGGCGGCGTGCCCGCCGTCATGGGCGTCGTCGTCGGCGGGGCCGACGCCGCGACGGCGATGCGGCTGCTCGCCGTACCCGTGGTCGCCGCGCTGGGCGTGATCGTGCTCGCGAGGGTCGCCGAGGGACGGCGGGACGCCCGGGCCGCGAGTGGCTCGACGGCCGTCGACGACTGA
- the hisB gene encoding imidazoleglycerol-phosphate dehydratase HisB: MTERTAAVTRETAETAIEVTLDVDGDGDATVDTGIGFFDHMLESFATHGLFDLTVNCDGDLEIDDHHTVEDVAISLGEAFTEALGDKRGIRRFADRKVPLDEAVASVVVDVSGRPYFDFDGEFSQSEVGGMTSHMAQHFCRSLATNAGLTLHAGVDGENAHHEVEALFKGLARALDDATRIDERRTDVASTKGEL; the protein is encoded by the coding sequence ATGACCGAGCGGACGGCGGCGGTGACCCGCGAGACCGCCGAGACGGCGATCGAGGTGACCCTGGACGTGGACGGCGACGGCGACGCCACCGTCGACACGGGGATCGGCTTCTTCGACCACATGCTCGAATCGTTCGCCACCCACGGCCTGTTCGACCTCACCGTGAACTGCGACGGCGACCTGGAGATCGACGACCACCACACCGTCGAGGACGTGGCGATCAGCCTCGGCGAGGCCTTCACGGAGGCGCTGGGCGACAAGCGCGGCATCCGCCGGTTCGCCGACCGGAAAGTCCCGCTCGACGAGGCGGTCGCCAGCGTCGTCGTCGACGTGAGCGGCCGGCCGTACTTCGACTTCGACGGCGAGTTCTCCCAGAGCGAGGTCGGCGGGATGACCAGCCACATGGCCCAGCACTTCTGCCGGTCGCTCGCCACGAACGCCGGACTGACCCTGCACGCCGGCGTCGACGGCGAGAACGCCCACCACGAGGTCGAGGCGCTGTTCAAGGGGCTGGCCCGCGCGCTCGACGACGCCACCCGGATCGACGAGCGCCGGACCGACGTGGCCAGCACGAAGGGCGAGCTATGA